From the genome of Oncorhynchus tshawytscha isolate Ot180627B linkage group LG31, Otsh_v2.0, whole genome shotgun sequence, one region includes:
- the LOC112229652 gene encoding keratinocyte differentiation factor 1-like isoform X2 — protein sequence MPSSSTGSPRPWSEPGGQKGLVPLRPKHHLSRGNSTSLESCYEERCVDPVEDRHQGPKVTYHKANRRDAQSREAEETIGFIPGSGDSPSGGQGCGPCAHSSPGSCKSWVCSVLTCGLYRVCRSTILTPSPRESSPDDDREKVSLRGLQGHLGTNDPQTSKESGGGDSDWSEDVYIRGVKVHISTMEKELVVVTRPPLHNGRGGGGGRRYSPPSYSWNEGDMGDLSVGDVDSLITQKLLELYSEYQIEELAHCTSDSVFLKKTSEISQLISDLAEEHQLDEQDAECRLVKGIIRISTRKSRKRPQCKKSQRRTSDSGNETMSNYQASTISNNNDYCIQISKETDSDMNARNMRINSRAAESSEHQISVFGMPLAWTTVRT from the exons ATGCCCAGCAGCAGCACAGGGAGCCCCAGACCCTGGTCCGAGCCAGGGGGCCAGAAAGGCCTCGTCCCTCTGCGACCCAAACATCACCTCTCCCGGGGCAACAGCACCAGCCTGGAGTCCTGCTATGAGGAGCGATGTGTGGACCCGGTGGAGGACAGGCACCAGGGGCCAAAGGTGACATACCACAAGGCCAACCGCAGGGACGCGCAGAGCAGGGAGGCAGAGGAGACCATTGGCTTCATCCCCGGATCTGGAGACTCTCCTTCAGGGGGTCAGGGGTGTGGTCCCTGTGCCCACTCCTCCCCAGGAAGCTGTAAGAGCTGGGTGTGCAGTGTGCTGACCTGTGGACTCTACAGGGTGTGTCGGAGCACCATCCTGACCCCTAGTCCCAGAGAGAGCTCCCCAGATGACGATCGGGAGAAGGTCAGCCTCCGTGGTCTCCAGGGCCACCTTGGGACCAACGATCCCCAAACCAGTAaggagagtggtggtggtgactctGATTGGTCAGAGGACGTCTACATCAGAGGGGTCAAAGTGCACATTTCCACAATGGAGAAGGAGCTGGTGGTCGTTACCAGGCCTCCGTTACACAatggaagaggtggaggaggagggagacggtacagccctccctcctactcctggAACGAGGGGGATATGGGTGATCTGAGTGTGGGTGACGTGGACTCTCTGATCACCCAAAAGCTTCTGGAGCTGTACTCTGAGTACCAGATCGAGGAGCTGGCCCActgcacctcagactcagtgttCCTGAAGAAGACCAGTGAAATCAGCCAGCTTATCAGTGACCTGGCCGAAGAGCATCAGCTTGATGAGCAGGATGCAGAGTGTCGACTGGTCAAGGGCATCATCAG GATCAGCACCAGGAAGAGCAGGAAGAGACCTCAGTGCAAAAAGTCACAGAGGAGAACATCCGACAGTGGTAACGAAACCATGAGCAACTATCAAGCATCAACCATCAGCAATAACA ATGATTATTGTATCCAGATATCCAAGGAGACAGATTCTGATATGAATGCTAGGAACATGAGGATCAACAGTAGAGCAG CTGAAAGTTCTGAGCATCAGATCTCTGTGTTTGGCATGCCTCTGGCCTGGACCACGGTCAGAACATGA
- the LOC112229652 gene encoding keratinocyte differentiation factor 1-like isoform X1, whose translation MPSSSTGSPRPWSEPGGQKGLVPLRPKHHLSRGNSTSLESCYEERCVDPVEDRHQGPKVTYHKANRRDAQSREAEETIGFIPGSGDSPSGGQGCGPCAHSSPGSCKSWVCSVLTCGLYRVCRSTILTPSPRESSPDDDREKVSLRGLQGHLGTNDPQTSKESGGGDSDWSEDVYIRGVKVHISTMEKELVVVTRPPLHNGRGGGGGRRYSPPSYSWNEGDMGDLSVGDVDSLITQKLLELYSEYQIEELAHCTSDSVFLKKTSEISQLISDLAEEHQLDEQDAECRLVKGIIRISTRKSRKRPQCKKSQRRTSDSGNETMSNYQASTISNNNDYCIQISKETDSDMNARNMRINSRAGGLPSNIFLGRSSLLHCATNSHYLNS comes from the exons ATGCCCAGCAGCAGCACAGGGAGCCCCAGACCCTGGTCCGAGCCAGGGGGCCAGAAAGGCCTCGTCCCTCTGCGACCCAAACATCACCTCTCCCGGGGCAACAGCACCAGCCTGGAGTCCTGCTATGAGGAGCGATGTGTGGACCCGGTGGAGGACAGGCACCAGGGGCCAAAGGTGACATACCACAAGGCCAACCGCAGGGACGCGCAGAGCAGGGAGGCAGAGGAGACCATTGGCTTCATCCCCGGATCTGGAGACTCTCCTTCAGGGGGTCAGGGGTGTGGTCCCTGTGCCCACTCCTCCCCAGGAAGCTGTAAGAGCTGGGTGTGCAGTGTGCTGACCTGTGGACTCTACAGGGTGTGTCGGAGCACCATCCTGACCCCTAGTCCCAGAGAGAGCTCCCCAGATGACGATCGGGAGAAGGTCAGCCTCCGTGGTCTCCAGGGCCACCTTGGGACCAACGATCCCCAAACCAGTAaggagagtggtggtggtgactctGATTGGTCAGAGGACGTCTACATCAGAGGGGTCAAAGTGCACATTTCCACAATGGAGAAGGAGCTGGTGGTCGTTACCAGGCCTCCGTTACACAatggaagaggtggaggaggagggagacggtacagccctccctcctactcctggAACGAGGGGGATATGGGTGATCTGAGTGTGGGTGACGTGGACTCTCTGATCACCCAAAAGCTTCTGGAGCTGTACTCTGAGTACCAGATCGAGGAGCTGGCCCActgcacctcagactcagtgttCCTGAAGAAGACCAGTGAAATCAGCCAGCTTATCAGTGACCTGGCCGAAGAGCATCAGCTTGATGAGCAGGATGCAGAGTGTCGACTGGTCAAGGGCATCATCAG GATCAGCACCAGGAAGAGCAGGAAGAGACCTCAGTGCAAAAAGTCACAGAGGAGAACATCCGACAGTGGTAACGAAACCATGAGCAACTATCAAGCATCAACCATCAGCAATAACA ATGATTATTGTATCCAGATATCCAAGGAGACAGATTCTGATATGAATGCTAGGAACATGAGGATCAACAGTAGAGCAG GGGGGTTGCCTAGCAACATATTCCTCGGAAGGAGTTCACTTCTGCATTGCGCAACAAATTCCCATTATTTGAACAGCTAG